A single region of the Nocardioides ochotonae genome encodes:
- a CDS encoding helicase-related protein, which yields MLAVATSDVQPLPHQIRAVYGELLPRTPLRFLLADDPGAGKTIMAGLYIKELLLRDDVKQCLIIAPGGLVEQWQDELFFKFGLRFDLLTNQLIDAQVNFNVFETNPLLIARMDQLSRNEQLQAQLKETEWDLIIVDEAHRMGAHYFGGELRKTKRFLLGEMLGEITRHLLLMTATPHSGKEDDFQAFLTLLDRDRFEGKQKKSADVTGIMRRMVKEDLLTFEGKKLFPERIAETVPYELTALEHDLYEDVTHYVREGMNRAERLGGKRKNTVGFALTVLQRRLASSPEAIYKSLVRRTERLERKKQEILNGTYREVEPDIDLGDIDDDEFNAEEIEAAEEELLDAATASRTVEELNAELIELGDLVKTARRVREAGTDRKWTELSTILQDHALVTDANGLPRKFIIFTEHRDTLDYLQTKIGSLLGKPDAVRAIHGGVRRAERRQITEEFTKNRDCQILLATDAAGEGLNLQAAHLMVNYDLPWNPNRIEQRFGRVHRIGQEEVCRLWNLVASNTREGEVFTRLLEKLDQMRETYGGKVFDVLGEAFTETPLRNLLLDAIQYGERADVKAKMHEVIDASVGDGLKDLLDERALASDHLADADLHALRAAMDEARARRLQPHYIELAFKAAFAKLGGRIVKREQGRYEIANVPQHIRSAGTGPIATKYDRVTFDLSHVQPDGLTRADLLAPGHPLHDAVMSEAIRNFGGALNKGTVLVSATLEEPQLLVGVVEEVADATGESVARRFGYAYVDSFGTVSPAGPAPYLDCVGAPEGPATDAARRLGWLGDAEDKATSWIIANQLPEYLGEVQPRRLNELTKARDLVTKRLSAESERLLLDAAVASEKEQKGEKPKESSDSLNRKAVELDSRLGKRLALLDQQQLMSTKPPHIVTAALVLPIGMLEGEIPASAPIHAKETKAVERRGVDLVLARERELGRRPVEQAFNNKGFDILSTDANGDTYRIEVKARIEGAKDFFVTHNEVMTGKNAVPRYRLALVRVDPRGAPYDDVRYLGDPFATTDLGDFEATGIRGDWAKTWAKGAAPF from the coding sequence ATGCTCGCCGTGGCCACGAGCGACGTGCAGCCGCTACCGCACCAGATCCGTGCGGTGTACGGAGAGCTGCTGCCCCGCACGCCCCTGCGCTTCCTGCTCGCCGACGATCCCGGTGCCGGCAAGACGATCATGGCCGGCCTCTATATCAAAGAGCTGTTGCTCCGCGACGACGTGAAGCAGTGCCTGATCATCGCGCCCGGCGGCCTGGTCGAGCAGTGGCAGGACGAACTCTTCTTCAAGTTCGGCCTTCGGTTCGACCTGCTCACCAACCAGCTCATCGACGCTCAGGTCAACTTCAACGTCTTCGAGACCAACCCGCTGCTGATCGCGCGGATGGATCAGCTCTCCCGCAACGAACAGCTCCAGGCCCAGCTCAAGGAGACCGAGTGGGACCTGATCATCGTCGACGAGGCCCACCGCATGGGCGCTCACTACTTCGGCGGCGAGCTCCGCAAGACCAAGCGCTTCCTGCTCGGCGAGATGCTCGGCGAGATCACCCGACACCTGCTCCTGATGACCGCGACTCCTCATTCGGGCAAGGAGGACGACTTCCAGGCCTTCTTGACTCTGCTCGACCGTGACCGGTTCGAGGGCAAGCAGAAGAAGAGCGCCGACGTCACCGGCATCATGCGCCGCATGGTCAAGGAAGACCTCCTGACCTTCGAGGGCAAGAAGCTCTTCCCTGAGCGCATCGCCGAGACGGTGCCGTACGAGTTGACCGCGCTGGAACACGACCTGTACGAGGACGTCACCCACTACGTCCGTGAGGGGATGAACCGCGCCGAACGGCTGGGCGGCAAGCGCAAGAACACCGTCGGGTTCGCGCTCACCGTCCTCCAGCGCCGGCTCGCGTCCAGCCCCGAGGCGATCTACAAGAGCCTCGTACGACGTACCGAGCGACTGGAGCGCAAGAAGCAGGAGATCCTCAACGGCACCTACCGCGAGGTCGAGCCCGACATTGACCTGGGCGACATCGACGACGATGAGTTCAATGCCGAAGAGATCGAGGCGGCCGAGGAGGAACTGCTCGACGCAGCCACGGCCTCCCGGACGGTCGAGGAGCTCAACGCCGAGCTCATCGAGCTCGGCGACCTCGTCAAGACGGCGCGGCGGGTGCGTGAAGCCGGGACCGACCGCAAGTGGACCGAGCTGTCGACCATCCTGCAGGACCACGCACTCGTCACCGATGCCAATGGCTTGCCGCGGAAGTTCATCATCTTCACCGAGCACCGGGACACCCTCGACTACCTCCAGACCAAGATCGGTTCACTCCTCGGCAAGCCGGATGCGGTCCGCGCCATCCACGGCGGCGTACGCCGTGCAGAGCGACGGCAGATCACCGAAGAGTTCACCAAGAACCGCGACTGCCAGATCCTCTTGGCCACCGATGCCGCGGGCGAAGGTCTCAACCTCCAGGCAGCGCACCTGATGGTCAACTACGACCTTCCTTGGAACCCCAACCGCATCGAGCAGCGCTTCGGGCGAGTCCACCGCATCGGCCAGGAGGAGGTCTGCCGCCTCTGGAACCTCGTCGCCTCCAACACGCGCGAAGGCGAGGTCTTCACCCGTCTGCTGGAGAAGCTCGACCAGATGCGTGAGACCTACGGCGGCAAGGTCTTCGACGTTCTCGGGGAGGCGTTCACCGAGACGCCGCTGCGCAACCTGCTCCTGGATGCCATCCAGTACGGCGAGCGGGCCGACGTGAAGGCGAAGATGCATGAGGTCATCGACGCCTCAGTGGGCGATGGCCTCAAGGACCTGCTCGACGAGCGCGCCCTCGCCTCCGATCACCTCGCTGATGCCGACCTGCACGCGCTCCGAGCCGCGATGGACGAGGCCCGAGCGCGGCGCCTCCAGCCGCACTACATCGAACTCGCCTTCAAGGCAGCCTTCGCCAAGCTCGGCGGACGCATCGTCAAGCGCGAACAGGGCCGCTACGAGATCGCCAACGTGCCGCAGCACATCCGCTCAGCTGGCACGGGCCCGATCGCCACCAAGTACGACCGGGTCACCTTCGACCTCAGCCACGTGCAGCCCGACGGCCTCACTCGTGCAGACCTGCTTGCGCCCGGCCATCCGCTCCACGACGCCGTCATGAGCGAGGCCATTCGCAACTTCGGCGGGGCGCTCAACAAGGGCACGGTCCTCGTCTCGGCCACTCTGGAGGAGCCGCAGCTCCTCGTCGGCGTCGTTGAGGAGGTCGCCGACGCGACCGGCGAGTCCGTGGCAAGGCGGTTCGGGTACGCGTACGTCGACAGTTTCGGCACCGTCAGCCCCGCTGGGCCGGCGCCGTACCTGGACTGCGTGGGCGCCCCGGAAGGTCCGGCAACGGATGCCGCGAGGCGCTTGGGCTGGCTGGGTGACGCGGAGGACAAGGCGACGAGCTGGATCATCGCCAATCAGTTGCCCGAGTACCTCGGCGAGGTGCAGCCGCGCCGGCTGAACGAGCTGACCAAGGCGCGCGACCTCGTCACCAAGCGCCTGAGCGCCGAGAGCGAGCGGCTCCTGCTCGACGCAGCCGTCGCGTCGGAGAAGGAGCAGAAGGGCGAGAAGCCGAAGGAGTCCTCTGACAGCCTGAACCGCAAGGCTGTCGAACTCGACTCGCGTCTCGGCAAGCGCCTCGCGTTGTTGGACCAGCAGCAGCTCATGTCGACCAAGCCACCGCACATCGTCACCGCGGCACTGGTGCTACCCATCGGCATGCTTGAGGGCGAGATCCCGGCGAGTGCGCCGATCCACGCGAAGGAGACCAAGGCAGTCGAACGTCGCGGCGTCGACCTGGTCCTCGCCCGCGAGCGCGAGCTGGGCCGCAGGCCGGTCGAGCAGGCGTTCAACAACAAGGGCTTCGACATCCTGTCCACCGACGCCAACGGCGACACCTACCGGATCGAGGTCAAGGCGCGCATCGAGGGCGCCAAGGACTTCTTCGTGACCCACAACGAGGTCATGACCGGCAAGAACGCGGTCCCGCGCTACCGCCTCGCCCTGGTCAGGGTCGACCCGCGAGGAGCGCCATACGATGATGTCCGCTACCTCGGCGACCCGTTCGCGACGACCGACCTCGGCGACTTCGAGGCAACGGGCATCCGGGGCGACTGGGCCAAGACCTGGGCTAAGGGCGCTGCCCCCTTCTGA
- a CDS encoding DUF1156 domain-containing protein, which translates to MHKRKLIEVALPLEAINRESAREKSIRHGHPSTLHMWWARRPLAAARAVLFAQLVDDPGSLSEEFPTEELQRMERERLHDIIKRLVVWENVRDEKLLAEAHAEIVKSAPDGQPPAILDPFAGGGTIPLEAQRLGLAAHASDLNPVAVLINKALIELPPKFKDQTPIFPGLADSQIRAWKGAEGLAADVRAYGGWIRDEAEKRIGHLYPRADGKTVIAWIWARTVTCPNPACGIEMPLVRSWWLGKKKGKEAYVVPEVVPDDTARSGRRVRFEIGHNPSEGPNSDSDGTVARTAATCIACQGPVPLRYVRAEGQGGRLGAALMAVVAEGNRQRVHFAPTEEHRRAADVALPDSVPVGSLPPHGLQPANPQTIRIYGFNEWSDLFTSRQLIALTTFSDLVIEARERVKSDGGTQAYADAVATYLGFVQSKMTNLSSSITTWMSDRGAFRETFARQALPMTWDYAEANVLSNSGGGWLTFLDKEVKVIEALMPGGHVDVAQADAASRSFSNLLISTDPPYYDNIGYSDLSDFFYIWLRRSLRDVHPALLSTMLVPKAEELVANPHRHNGKAGAKEFFEDGFQKVFAHARQDAREDYPITVWYAFKQSDSDEAGEASTGWETLLEGMIRSGWEITATWPMRTEGSGRLLAKDTNALASSIVLSLRPRPGGSLTTDRRGFLAALEAELPDALRKLQQGMIAPVDLPQAAIGPGMAVFSRFGAVLEPDGSKMTVRAALSRINEILDQVLNEQEGDFDATSRFAIAWYRQHGYGAGKFGDADNLARARNTSLNVMDRDEILTSRAGAVQLIKPADLPWDYDVLKDSHTSNWEALHHLIKVLERDGIAPAGAFLQAALGRPDGAIDPDLVKELAHLLFRIAEGNGWTKDALSFNNLVTSWPEILETARSVKKAGAEQAAFDFDGGDDY; encoded by the coding sequence GTGCACAAGCGCAAGCTGATCGAGGTGGCTCTGCCGCTGGAGGCAATCAACCGAGAGTCTGCTCGGGAGAAGTCCATCCGGCACGGTCACCCGTCGACCCTGCACATGTGGTGGGCTCGGCGTCCGTTGGCTGCTGCTCGCGCTGTTCTGTTCGCCCAGCTCGTCGATGACCCAGGCTCGCTATCGGAGGAGTTCCCAACCGAGGAACTTCAGCGCATGGAGCGCGAGAGGCTCCACGACATCATCAAGCGTTTGGTCGTGTGGGAGAACGTTCGCGACGAGAAACTCCTCGCCGAAGCGCACGCGGAGATCGTGAAATCAGCACCGGACGGTCAGCCACCCGCAATCCTCGACCCCTTCGCAGGTGGCGGCACCATCCCGCTTGAAGCCCAACGCCTCGGTCTCGCAGCGCACGCCTCCGATCTCAACCCGGTGGCCGTACTCATCAACAAGGCTCTCATCGAACTCCCGCCCAAGTTCAAGGACCAGACGCCGATTTTTCCCGGTCTCGCGGACTCGCAGATTCGGGCTTGGAAAGGGGCCGAGGGTCTCGCCGCGGACGTGCGAGCCTACGGCGGTTGGATACGCGACGAAGCCGAGAAGAGGATCGGCCACCTTTACCCGAGGGCAGACGGCAAAACCGTCATCGCCTGGATCTGGGCGCGGACGGTCACCTGTCCCAACCCTGCGTGCGGCATCGAGATGCCGCTGGTGCGGTCTTGGTGGCTTGGCAAGAAGAAAGGCAAGGAGGCGTATGTTGTCCCAGAAGTCGTGCCAGACGACACTGCACGCAGCGGTCGGCGCGTTCGTTTCGAGATTGGCCACAACCCCTCAGAGGGGCCGAACTCGGATTCTGACGGCACAGTGGCGCGGACCGCGGCGACATGCATTGCTTGCCAGGGTCCTGTCCCGCTTCGATATGTTCGTGCCGAAGGGCAGGGCGGCCGCCTCGGCGCTGCGCTGATGGCCGTTGTTGCAGAGGGCAATCGCCAACGCGTTCACTTTGCTCCGACCGAGGAACATCGGCGAGCAGCAGACGTTGCACTTCCAGACTCGGTTCCGGTTGGGTCTTTGCCGCCGCACGGTCTGCAACCCGCCAACCCCCAAACCATTCGGATTTATGGTTTCAACGAGTGGTCCGATCTTTTCACCAGCCGTCAATTGATAGCTTTGACAACGTTCAGCGACTTGGTGATTGAGGCTCGTGAGCGAGTGAAGTCTGACGGCGGGACCCAGGCATACGCGGATGCCGTGGCCACCTATCTCGGGTTCGTTCAGAGCAAAATGACCAACCTTTCCTCGTCTATCACGACGTGGATGAGTGATCGCGGAGCGTTCCGTGAGACCTTCGCCAGGCAGGCGCTTCCGATGACATGGGATTACGCCGAGGCCAATGTGTTATCAAACTCTGGCGGTGGCTGGCTGACTTTTCTCGACAAGGAAGTCAAGGTTATTGAAGCCCTGATGCCGGGTGGGCATGTAGATGTCGCTCAGGCCGACGCGGCTAGCAGGAGCTTCTCCAACCTCCTGATTAGTACCGACCCGCCCTACTACGACAACATTGGCTACTCGGACCTTTCTGACTTCTTTTACATCTGGCTCCGCCGTTCGCTCCGCGATGTTCACCCTGCGCTGTTGAGCACCATGCTGGTGCCTAAGGCAGAAGAACTCGTCGCGAATCCGCACCGTCACAACGGCAAGGCGGGAGCGAAGGAATTTTTCGAGGATGGCTTCCAAAAGGTCTTCGCCCACGCACGCCAGGACGCACGGGAGGACTACCCCATAACGGTCTGGTACGCCTTCAAACAGTCCGACTCAGATGAGGCGGGCGAGGCATCGACCGGCTGGGAGACTTTGCTCGAAGGGATGATTCGATCTGGGTGGGAGATCACCGCAACCTGGCCCATGCGAACCGAGGGTTCAGGGAGGCTGCTGGCCAAGGACACCAACGCGCTTGCCTCATCAATCGTCCTGTCGCTACGACCGCGACCTGGGGGTTCGCTCACGACCGACAGGCGAGGCTTCCTCGCGGCGCTTGAGGCTGAACTTCCGGACGCTCTTCGTAAACTTCAGCAAGGCATGATCGCACCCGTCGACCTGCCGCAGGCTGCCATTGGACCTGGAATGGCTGTGTTCAGCCGATTTGGCGCAGTTCTTGAGCCTGACGGGTCCAAGATGACCGTCCGTGCGGCCCTCTCACGAATCAACGAGATCCTTGACCAGGTGCTGAACGAACAGGAGGGCGACTTCGACGCGACGTCGCGCTTCGCGATCGCCTGGTACCGGCAGCACGGTTACGGCGCGGGGAAGTTCGGCGACGCGGACAACCTCGCGCGCGCTCGCAATACCAGCTTGAACGTTATGGATCGGGACGAGATCCTGACAAGTCGCGCCGGGGCAGTGCAGCTCATCAAGCCCGCCGATCTTCCGTGGGACTACGACGTCCTCAAGGACAGTCACACCAGCAACTGGGAAGCCCTGCACCACCTGATCAAGGTGCTGGAACGCGATGGCATCGCGCCTGCCGGAGCCTTTCTCCAGGCAGCCCTTGGCCGCCCTGACGGTGCCATTGACCCGGACCTCGTCAAAGAGCTGGCGCACCTCCTGTTCCGAATCGCCGAGGGCAACGGGTGGACGAAGGACGCGCTGAGCTTCAACAACCTCGTCACCAGCTGGCCAGAGATCCTGGAGACGGCTCGTAGCGTCAAGAAGGCTGGAGCCGAGCAGGCCGCGTTCGACTTCGATGGGGGAGACGATTACTGA
- a CDS encoding DEAD/DEAH box helicase, producing MEREERQRLKSVAEDVTGWAKRAAKLGKQRQRIADDRQMACDALKARLAPVTGERGVAWRTLALTPGDGDLVTAMARGHQLPAYSPDATRAIAEMSGDGFARAASEAKSVLGARRMFSGKDRKDAGAKAAEWIAGFHAWLGSTSFADELERLEGWDKKSVPAIGASALLTEQVGFASSVANGSELLERPELDSAASAITAMDRAVQREGDLRSAIANAGNAVRQAEARRLVSDMPVERLRDATNGQVRITALTSAGIKNVQQVLDHGGRILTLPGVGETTGNRMVGAARTIWQTTVDEMPVRIDIKNRSAAATDLLKALRAWDTARSIKSATSDLEAAEALRPIISASEPKVSHVVVVPEGRSVQELRSAIAAVANRASLLAGTGSSTADDPWDDFISRPADYFAMLSELGFLSDDEEKSQGDLPTEILEAIRDLKLETTHLKASLRGYQSFGARFALVQRKVIIGDEMGLGKTVESLAVLTHLRAKGSHHFLVVCPAAVVTNWVREVAAKSDLRAHRLHGPGRDGSLTSWIRNGGVAVTTYDSLGWLDGQISDRAKPACLVLDEAHYIKNPDAQRTRRSLTLIQGCERTILLTGTPLENRIEEFRNLVGYLRPDLTVSATEFAPRQFRKQVAPAYLRRNQEDVLTELPELVEVNEWMPLSPADERHYRAAVVEGNFMAMRQAALRAGSNSQKMQRLLDIVEEAEDNERRVIVFSHFRGALDDIASVLPGKVFGPLTGSVPAARRQQMVDEFSRAGHGAVLVAQIVAGGVGLNIQAASVVVICEPQLKPTTEWQAIARSRRMGQLESVQVHRLLSEDGVDKRITDILARKSELFAEFARVSETANSSPEAFDISDAKVAREIVALERERLLSQP from the coding sequence ATGGAACGAGAAGAGCGTCAGCGCCTCAAGAGCGTTGCCGAAGACGTCACCGGGTGGGCGAAGCGAGCAGCGAAGCTCGGCAAGCAGCGGCAGCGCATCGCCGACGACCGCCAGATGGCTTGCGATGCCCTCAAGGCGCGCTTGGCGCCCGTCACGGGCGAACGTGGCGTTGCATGGCGGACGCTGGCTCTGACGCCCGGAGACGGGGACCTCGTCACCGCAATGGCGCGTGGCCACCAGCTGCCGGCCTACTCCCCCGACGCCACGCGCGCGATTGCGGAGATGAGTGGCGACGGCTTCGCACGGGCGGCGAGCGAGGCGAAGTCAGTGCTCGGCGCGCGGCGGATGTTCTCCGGCAAGGACAGGAAGGACGCTGGCGCCAAGGCCGCTGAGTGGATCGCGGGGTTCCACGCCTGGCTCGGTAGCACGAGCTTCGCCGACGAGCTGGAACGCCTCGAGGGCTGGGACAAGAAGTCGGTTCCTGCGATCGGGGCGTCCGCACTCTTGACGGAGCAGGTGGGCTTCGCATCGTCCGTGGCGAATGGGTCGGAGCTCCTGGAGCGTCCCGAGCTCGACTCGGCCGCCTCGGCGATCACCGCGATGGATCGCGCCGTACAGCGCGAAGGCGACCTCCGTTCCGCGATAGCCAACGCCGGCAACGCAGTCCGTCAAGCCGAGGCACGAAGGCTGGTCTCCGACATGCCGGTGGAGCGGCTCAGGGACGCCACGAACGGACAGGTACGGATCACCGCACTCACGTCCGCCGGCATCAAGAACGTGCAGCAGGTTCTCGACCACGGGGGCCGGATCCTCACCCTCCCTGGAGTAGGCGAGACGACCGGCAACCGCATGGTCGGTGCTGCGCGCACCATCTGGCAGACCACTGTCGACGAGATGCCCGTGCGGATCGACATCAAGAACCGCTCGGCAGCCGCGACGGATCTCCTCAAGGCCTTGCGCGCTTGGGACACCGCCCGGTCGATCAAGAGCGCCACGTCCGATCTCGAAGCCGCGGAGGCGCTGCGACCGATCATCTCGGCATCGGAGCCGAAGGTCTCGCACGTCGTCGTCGTTCCAGAAGGTCGCTCGGTCCAGGAGCTGCGGTCAGCGATCGCTGCAGTCGCGAACCGTGCTTCGCTTCTCGCTGGGACCGGTAGTTCGACGGCCGACGACCCGTGGGACGACTTCATCAGTCGGCCTGCCGATTACTTCGCGATGCTCTCCGAGCTCGGTTTCCTCTCCGATGATGAGGAGAAGAGTCAAGGCGATCTGCCTACAGAGATCCTGGAGGCGATCCGCGATCTCAAGCTGGAGACGACCCACCTGAAGGCGTCCCTGCGCGGCTACCAGTCCTTCGGCGCCCGGTTCGCCCTCGTCCAACGCAAGGTGATCATCGGTGACGAGATGGGCCTCGGAAAGACCGTCGAGTCGCTGGCCGTCCTGACTCACCTGCGCGCCAAGGGCTCACACCACTTTCTCGTGGTCTGCCCCGCGGCGGTCGTCACCAACTGGGTTCGAGAGGTCGCCGCGAAGTCCGACCTGCGAGCACACCGGCTGCATGGGCCAGGCCGCGATGGGTCGCTGACATCCTGGATTCGCAACGGCGGCGTTGCCGTGACGACGTACGACAGTCTTGGTTGGTTGGACGGACAGATCTCGGATCGCGCAAAGCCCGCGTGCCTGGTGCTCGATGAGGCGCACTACATCAAGAATCCCGATGCTCAGCGGACCCGACGGTCCCTCACGCTGATCCAAGGATGCGAGCGCACCATCCTGCTCACCGGCACACCGCTCGAGAACAGGATCGAGGAGTTCCGCAACCTGGTCGGCTACCTCCGGCCCGACTTGACCGTGAGCGCCACCGAGTTCGCGCCACGACAGTTTCGGAAGCAGGTGGCCCCGGCATACCTCCGCCGGAACCAGGAAGACGTACTGACCGAGCTTCCTGAACTCGTGGAGGTCAACGAGTGGATGCCGCTCTCGCCAGCCGACGAGCGACACTACCGAGCCGCCGTCGTGGAGGGCAACTTCATGGCCATGCGACAAGCTGCACTTCGTGCGGGGTCCAACTCCCAGAAGATGCAGCGCCTTCTCGACATCGTCGAAGAGGCAGAGGACAACGAACGACGGGTCATCGTGTTCTCGCACTTCCGAGGAGCGCTGGACGACATCGCCTCCGTGCTGCCGGGCAAAGTCTTCGGCCCGCTGACCGGCTCGGTCCCGGCAGCCAGACGCCAGCAGATGGTTGACGAGTTCTCGCGGGCGGGGCACGGCGCTGTCTTGGTCGCGCAGATCGTCGCCGGTGGAGTCGGCCTGAACATCCAGGCTGCCTCGGTCGTCGTGATCTGCGAGCCGCAGCTGAAGCCGACGACAGAGTGGCAGGCGATCGCTCGCTCCCGCCGCATGGGTCAACTGGAGTCGGTGCAGGTCCACCGCCTTCTGTCGGAAGATGGCGTCGATAAGCGGATCACCGACATTTTGGCGCGGAAGAGCGAGCTGTTCGCCGAGTTCGCTCGCGTCTCGGAAACGGCCAACAGCTCACCGGAAGCGTTCGACATCTCCGACGCCAAAGTCGCACGGGAGATCGTGGCTCTGGAGCGCGAGCGCCTGCTCAGCCAGCCATGA